The following is a genomic window from Desulfofarcimen acetoxidans DSM 771.
GCAAATTCCGGGAACCGTAGCCTCGGCACCAAAGCCGTTTTGTTATTATTCATATGCATTTAACCCCACAATCACACGCCCGCCTGCAAGCTTTTTCAGCAGTGGGATCAAGTCATCCATCAGCTCAAGTTCTTTCTTTGTCCGGTCTCTCCAGGCAAGATTTAACGGAGCCAATAAATCACTCAGTTTTTCGCCATCAAAAATCATGCGTCCTATAATTTCATTTACAAAGGTTTGCAACGATGCAGGCTGCAAACCGTGCTTTTCGGCTAGCGATGCCATTTCCTTTGCCGATTTTTCATCTTTGAATGCCTTATAGCCTTCTTTTATTGCCTTTTCGTCCAGGCCTTTTATAATGGACCCAGGAAATCGGACAACAAAAAGGTCGAATTTAAGATACAATTAAGACATGAGAAAAACATACACAGACACCTTCAAAGCTCAAATTGTTCTTGAGCTTCTGAAGGAAGAAAAAACAATTGCTCAAATTGCTTCGGAGTCGGGAGTTCACCCAACTCAGCTTAAAAAATGGAAGACAATGGCAATAGACAAATTGCCAACCCTTTTTTCTGATGAGCACAGGGCAGCCAGAGCAGCAAAGGCAGCTGAGGAGAAGAAGGTTAACGAGCTATACGCCGAAATTGGTCGTTTAACCACGCAATTGACGTGGTTGAAAAAAAAATCTGGCATTAAATCTGACTAAAGAAGAGCGTCTGGCACTGGTAGAACCAGACAATAAAGAAATATCCTTGACTGCACAGGCTGACTTGCTGGGAATAAACCGGACAAGGATCTATTACAAGCCAGCACCTCCTTCCGCAGAAGAAATCGCCATTAGGCATCGCATTGACGAAATATATACACGGCATCCGTATTACGGTTCTCGACGTATTACAGCTCAATTATGCAGAGAGAACATACCCGTAAATCGAAAGAGGGTTCAGCATTATATGCGGGATATGGGATTAGCGGGTATTTGCCCAGGTCCCAACTTAAGTAAACGGAACACAGAGCACCGTGTTTATCCGTATCTATTACGGGGTGTAACAGCCAACCACCCCAACCACATATGGGGTATTGATATTACATATATTCGCCTTAAAGAGGGGTGGATGTACTTGGTAGCCATACTTGACTGGTTCTCCCGCTTCATTATAAGCTGGGAACTTGACCAGGTGTTGGAGATACCATTTGTTCTAGTAGCAGTTAAGCGGGCGTTGGATAAAAAAATGCCCCTAATTTGGAACAGCGATCAAGGTAGTCATTTTACGAGTCCGCAATACACACAACTTCTGCAAAACGCAGGTGTTCTGATCAGTATGGACGGAAAAGGCAGAGCTATAGATAATATCTTTACAGAGCGGCTCTGGCGTTCAATTAAATATGAAGAAGTCTACCTGAACGATTACATGAGCCCCAGAGAGGCACGACGGGGGATCAGACGGTATATAGATTTCTACAACAACGAAAGGCCTCATCAGTCGCTGGATTACAAGACACCGTTTGAAATATATTACTAATTAATTGATTAATTCGAAAGACCGACTGTGGACAGTGACGTCCTGTGGACAACCCTACCAGGTTGACCACAGGACTTGGACAACGCTTTCGCGTTGACCACACTGACCACAACCACGGCGATAAGAAGTAAAACATCATATCAATAATAAAACATCAAGGAAAAGAGAGGGGGTTCCCTTGGTATCTTAAATCATAAAAAAATTTGTCTTGACCAAGGGGTCCACCTTATTTTCCAGCTTCCAGCGTATTAATATACGCAATAATATCATCGCGCTCATCCATCATGTTTGAATTTGAGCTAAGCAAACCAATGAGCTGTTCACGGCTCATTTTTTCTTTTTTAGGCACACCAGGTTGCGTATATTTTGAAATCAAAGACATGATATAGTCGTAATCAATTATGGCAGAGGAAAACAGAACAAACTCGAAATTCAGCTGTTCAATAGCAGGGTTTTGCTCTTCAAAATCCTTGCGCTGTTGCGCTTTTAATTGTTGGGCAGTTTCAATATAAACACCACGGAAGGCACACAAAGTATCCTCCGGTAATAGCTCTTCAATCTTTACCACTTGCTCTTCTTTGATATCTGTATATTGGTCAAGCTGTGTTTTAAGGCGCTGAACCTCTTTGAATTTATTGATAAATTCGCCTCGTGCGGCATCTCCTTTAAGATTGCTTACTTGCTCAGGTTTACACTCCAGACCTTGCGATTCCATAAACTTTTCAAGCTCGGAAACTGCTTTGTCCAGTTTATCTACGACAACGGGGGCTGGATCAACAAGCCAGATTTCTTTTGCTCTGCTGCTACTATCTTTTCCGGAGAACAGCGCAATTGCCTCATCAACATCTTTTTCCTGCCCTCTAAAGTCAAGAATATTACCATATGGCTTTGTGTCATTCAAGATGCGGTTTGTTCTTGAAAACGCTTGGATTAAGCCGTGCTGCTTTAAGTTTTTATCGACATACAGGGTATTAAGATATTTTGAATCAAACCCCGTTAAAAGCATATCCACCACAATTGTTATGTCAATTTTGTTTTTGTGAGGATAGTCCGAGTTGGGATATTTTTGGTCTTTGATGCGTTCTGTACATCCTGATAATACAAATCAAATTCATTAATACTGTGACTTGTGCCATACATCAAATTATAGTTATCCATAATGCTTTTAAGGGCCGCCTTTTTCTTCTCCGGCTCTTTTTCATTATCAGCTTTCTCCTGCTGTAAATCTTCTTGCAACTGCTTTACATCTTTGTTTCCTTCGGCTGGCGGAGAAAAAACGCAGGCGATATTCAGCGGCACAAAGTTCTCGCCCTCGTCCTTGCTGCGCTCGTCCTGCAATGATTTAAAGAGTTCAAAATACTCAATTGCATCGTTGATAGAAGCAGTCGCAAAAATCGCATTGTATCGTCTACCGTTGGTAGCGGCGTCATGCTTCGAAATTATCGCTTCGACCACTGCTTTTTTACTCAGAACGTTTGGAGCTTTTGCAGCTTTTTTTACATCCTCTGGCTTAAAATAGTCAATGTGAAAGCGGAGCACATTGCGGTCATCAATGGCGTTTGTAATTGTATAGGTGTGCAGCTCCTTTTGGAAAACATCTTCCGTTGTTACATAAGAGCCAACTGTACCATCAATTTTTTTGTAGGTAGCATTATCTTCAAATATTGGCGTTCCGGTAAAGCCAAAAAGCTGCGCCTTTGGCAAACATTTTATTAGTACACAAAACAAGGCCGCCATTCATCCCACCACCTTAGAGGTGGGATGAATGGCGGGGTTTGGTTAAAACTAATGTTGCAATAAGGTAATAAAAGTATCATGCGCATTGAGGGACTCTTAGTTCGGTCCACAGTCTGTCTTAGAGTCGTCCTGCGCGAAGCACGGAACGAGAGGGGATAACCATAACACACCCGTCTATGTATGTGAATAGTTACGATTTATTCTAAGTACATATTAGGTTGTAAGGGGAGAATAAGCCGAACTTCCGTCCCCTGCCCGGGAGAACTGTCGATGATCATATGCCCCCGGTGCAGTTTAACAATTTCATCACAAATAGACAAACCAATTCCACTGCCTGCTGATGATGTTTCTTTGTAAAATTTTTGTTTTACTTTAGGCAGAGCTTCATGGGGAATACCACTTCCGGTATCTGCTACAGTTATTTGGACATGATCTTCCCCGGACCGGGCGCTAAGGCTGACAGTTCCTCCGGAAGGAGTAAATTTGAGGGAATTATCCAGCAGATTAATAATAACTTGTTTTAACCTGTTGGGGTCTGCTTTAACCGACGGTAAATCCTGCGGGGTCTCGCATACTAGATGGACTCCTTGCCGCCGGGCTCTGGGATTCATTTGTTTTACAATAGAGTCCAGCAGTTCCTGCAGATGAACCGTATCCTGCTGCAATGTAATTTTTCCTGCAGATAGTCTGGAAAAATCCAATAATTCATCAAGCAGCAGGGTTAGCCGATCGCTCTCTCTTTCAATAATGTTCAGCCCATCATTTATTTCATCCACATTTTCCAATCCCCCGGCCCGGAGGGTTACCGCCCATCCTTTAATGGATGTTAACGGGGTACGCAGTTCGTGGGAAATGGACGCAATAAACTGGTTTTTCAATTGCTCATAACGGACTATTTCTTCCGCCATATAATTTAACGTATCGGCCAGCTTACCCACTTCGTCATCATATTTTTTGACAGCCCGGGCACTAAACCGGCCTGCGGCCATTTCCTCAGCCACCCGGGTAATTTTCTCCACCGGCCCGGTGATGGTTGCAGACAATAACACACTGACCGCTGTGGCCAAAAACACCACCAACAGCCCCACAGCAACCAGTATTAAAGCTGCGTTCCTGATAACCCCGTGTATCCCGGTAAGAGATGTTACAAAGCGAACTGCTCCTACCACCCGAGCACCGGATTGCAGGGGATAGGCTACAGACATGGCCGGTTCGCCGGTAACAGGCAAGTTGCCCTGCCATTGCCCCAATTCTCCCGCCAGGGCCTTTTGAATATCGGCAAAAGACAATTTTTCTGCAACCGGTGTTCCCTGAGAGTCGGCCAGCACCATCCCCTCGGTACTTATAATTTGCACCTGTGCCGCAGTAGCTGAGGAAAAGCTATCCAAAAGGACCCCGGCTTCGCTTGGCAAATCTTTATAGGCCAGATAACGCGCATAAAAACTGCCTGCCACCTCTGCTTGTTTTTCCAGTACATCTATCACATTATCGAAATAATATTGTCTGATCCCTACCAGCAAGAAGGTATTCATTATGAATACTGTAAGTATAATTACCAGCAAGTAGCTGCCGACCAACCTTTTTTTAATGCCCTGCAACTTTGCCCTCCTCCCGCCAGCGATAACCAACTCCCCAAACGGTTTCAATATAAACCGGTTTGGAAGGGTTGTCCTCAATTTTTTCCCGCAACCTCCTGATATGTACGTCTACAGTCTTAGGATCACCGACGAAGTCCTCTCCCCAGGCCAGATTCAACAGCCAGTCACGGCTCAAGGCCCGGTTGCTGTTTTCCAGAAAAATCTTCATCAGGCAATACTCTCGGGGAGTCAGATCCAATTCCTGATCATTTTTGCAAATCAGCTGAGCCCTGTCATCAAGACGAAAGAGGCCTTGGCATATAATTTGACTGTTATCCGGTCGATCTGTTTGCATCCGCCTGAGAACGGCCCGAATCCTGGCCACCAGTTCCAGGGGATTGAATGGTTTCACCACATAATCGTCCGCTCCCAATTCCAGCCCCATTACTTTATCTATATCCTGCCCCCGGGCTGTCAGCATAATCACCGCTATGCCGGGAGACTCGACCCGCAGCCGGCGGCAAACCTCAAGGCCGTCCATACCAGGCAGCATGATGTCCAGCACCATCAGGTGAGGGCGAAATGTCTTCGACCTGGTCAGGGCTTCTTTCCCGCTGACGGCCTCCATAACCTGAAATGAATTTCTCTCCAGGTTAATGGTAATAAACTGGCGGATGGAGTCTTCATCCTCCACCACAAGAATTCTTTCCTGCCCCTTCACTGCACCACCTCTTTCATGAAAACGGGAAAACCTGTGTGAAAAGCTATCTGCTTTTTAAGACAGGATTTTCCACATAATAGTTTGTATAAGTAAACCAGCTTGTTAATTAACTACTTATTATTTGTGACAATTTATAACTTTATCTAAAGCGCGCTGCACCATAGGCTGCTCTGAATAGCCGGCGTAGTTGTACCGTTTTTCGGACTGCTTTATAAGCTCCAGTGATTTTTCATAGGCAGCCTTAGCCTTGTCAGTTTCCTTTAAGCCCGCATAGCTGTGCCCTAAAATAAGGTAGTACTTGTATGAGTTATCATTTTTCCGCTCCATCGCATTGGTTAAGATTGATCTGGCTTCTTCATATTTACCCAATTTGTTCAGGGCATCTCCCTTCATTATAAGCCAGTTTTTTAAGTCCCAGGAATCATCGGATTTTACAGATTCGCCTTTAGTGATAGATTTCAGGGCATCTTCGGGTAGATTGGCATTTAACTGTGCACGGGCCAGGAAAAGCCAGTAATATGGATCTTCGGGCATTTCTTTGACGTTCTCTTGGTAGAAAGCAACGAGTTTCTTATAATAGTCGGGGTAAAGGTCGTCGGCAGATGACAACACAGTGCCTGATCCAAACTTCTCCCAACGGTATATTGCACAATCCGGATAATAGTGTTCTTCCCCGGAATCAGAATTATAGACTTTTTCTCCGCGGGAATCAAGATGGGACCACAGGGCCAGGGCTGCCTGTTGGCCAGTATCCTCTTGGTCAGTTGGAGCGAGGACTTCCATTTTCTCGTAACCAATGCCGTCGATACGGGTTAGGATACCCTGCCAATGCTCAAACTTGTCTAGGGCCTCGCCCTTGCTGCTGGTATCGTGACCCTGCCAGGCGAAGATGTCCACACCGTGATGCTTACCCACCCCGCCCAGGCTCCTTGCGTCCACTGTCCAACCCAGCAGCAGTTCCGGCCGGCCGTCCCCGGTGATATCGGCAAAGCTGGCATGGTCCAGGGCATATGCTAACGCATAGTTTAACTCCCAAACTTTTTGCCATTTGTGTTCCTTTTCCTGCAACAAAATTGCTCCCAATTTGCCCGGGCTTTGTCCCACACGGTAGGTAGCCAACAGTTCCGGCTTACCATCGCCATCCATATCCTGTTGCTGGATGGCCTTTGCCCCGCTGGGATTTTTCGGTGTTTCCAACTTTGCTTCTGAGGGCAGAAATTTTTGTACAGCGGTATTCGCTTCACTTGCACTAATTGACCATTTAATATCTCCGGGCTGGTCTACTTTCAGATCTCCTTCGCTGATGGATTTAACCACAATATTTTGGCTTTGCACACCAGTCACCCGGGGTGCCATAATTAAACTCCCCGGTGACGGCAGTATGGAACAGCCGCTTATTAACAAGCCCCCTGATAGTAGTAACCCTGACATCAATATTTTCCATTTCATATTTATTCCCCTTTCAACTCATTTTTTTGCTTGATTCTTCGGTACCGAAAGTTTCCTTAAGTATAAGCTCTTTAGAGAAAAAAAGGGTTATGGAAGGGTTAAAAATTGTTACTAAAAGGTTACCAATAGAATCGGTAAAAAGACCGACAGTTTGTAGGAGCC
Proteins encoded in this region:
- a CDS encoding type I restriction endonuclease subunit R, EcoR124 family; this translates as MYLKFDLFVVRFPGSIIKGLDEKAIKEGYKAFKDEKSAKEMASLAEKHGLQPASLQTFVNEIIGRMIFDGEKLSDLLAPLNLAWRDRTKKELELMDDLIPLLKKLAGGRVIVGLNAYE
- a CDS encoding IS3 family transposase (programmed frameshift), whose protein sequence is MRKTYTDTFKAQIVLELLKEEKTIAQIASESGVHPTQLKKWKTMAIDKLPTLFSDEHRAARAAKAAEEKKVNELYAEIGRLTTQLTWLKKKLALNLTKEERLALVEPDNKEISLTAQADLLGINRTRIYYKPAPPSAEEIAIRHRIDEIYTRHPYYGSRRITAQLCRENIPVNRKRVQHYMRDMGLAGICPGPNLSKRNTEHRVYPYLLRGVTANHPNHIWGIDITYIRLKEGWMYLVAILDWFSRFIISWELDQVLEIPFVLVAVKRALDKKMPLIWNSDQGSHFTSPQYTQLLQNAGVLISMDGKGRAIDNIFTERLWRSIKYEEVYLNDYMSPREARRGIRRYIDFYNNERPHQSLDYKTPFEIYY
- a CDS encoding type I restriction endonuclease subunit R, EcoR124 family, whose translation is MNDTKPYGNILDFRGQEKDVDEAIALFSGKDSSSRAKEIWLVDPAPVVVDKLDKAVSELEKFMESQGLECKPEQVSNLKGDAARGEFINKFKEVQRLKTQLDQYTDIKEEQVVKIEELLPEDTLCAFRGVYIETAQQLKAQQRKDFEEQNPAIEQLNFEFVLFSSAIIDYDYIMSLISKYTQPGVPKKEKMSREQLIGLLSSNSNMMDERDDIIAYINTLEAGK
- a CDS encoding sensor histidine kinase, which produces MQGIKKRLVGSYLLVIILTVFIMNTFLLVGIRQYYFDNVIDVLEKQAEVAGSFYARYLAYKDLPSEAGVLLDSFSSATAAQVQIISTEGMVLADSQGTPVAEKLSFADIQKALAGELGQWQGNLPVTGEPAMSVAYPLQSGARVVGAVRFVTSLTGIHGVIRNAALILVAVGLLVVFLATAVSVLLSATITGPVEKITRVAEEMAAGRFSARAVKKYDDEVGKLADTLNYMAEEIVRYEQLKNQFIASISHELRTPLTSIKGWAVTLRAGGLENVDEINDGLNIIERESDRLTLLLDELLDFSRLSAGKITLQQDTVHLQELLDSIVKQMNPRARRQGVHLVCETPQDLPSVKADPNRLKQVIINLLDNSLKFTPSGGTVSLSARSGEDHVQITVADTGSGIPHEALPKVKQKFYKETSSAGSGIGLSICDEIVKLHRGHMIIDSSPGQGTEVRLILPLQPNMYLE
- a CDS encoding response regulator transcription factor codes for the protein MKGQERILVVEDEDSIRQFITINLERNSFQVMEAVSGKEALTRSKTFRPHLMVLDIMLPGMDGLEVCRRLRVESPGIAVIMLTARGQDIDKVMGLELGADDYVVKPFNPLELVARIRAVLRRMQTDRPDNSQIICQGLFRLDDRAQLICKNDQELDLTPREYCLMKIFLENSNRALSRDWLLNLAWGEDFVGDPKTVDVHIRRLREKIEDNPSKPVYIETVWGVGYRWREEGKVAGH
- a CDS encoding FG-GAP-like repeat-containing protein, whose translation is MKWKILMSGLLLSGGLLISGCSILPSPGSLIMAPRVTGVQSQNIVVKSISEGDLKVDQPGDIKWSISASEANTAVQKFLPSEAKLETPKNPSGAKAIQQQDMDGDGKPELLATYRVGQSPGKLGAILLQEKEHKWQKVWELNYALAYALDHASFADITGDGRPELLLGWTVDARSLGGVGKHHGVDIFAWQGHDTSSKGEALDKFEHWQGILTRIDGIGYEKMEVLAPTDQEDTGQQAALALWSHLDSRGEKVYNSDSGEEHYYPDCAIYRWEKFGSGTVLSSADDLYPDYYKKLVAFYQENVKEMPEDPYYWLFLARAQLNANLPEDALKSITKGESVKSDDSWDLKNWLIMKGDALNKLGKYEEARSILTNAMERKNDNSYKYYLILGHSYAGLKETDKAKAAYEKSLELIKQSEKRYNYAGYSEQPMVQRALDKVINCHK